From a region of the Streptococcus ruminantium genome:
- a CDS encoding glycosyltransferase family 4 protein, whose amino-acid sequence MRIGLFTDTYFPQVSGVATSIRTLKTELEKLGHTVFIFTTTDQDVNRYEDWDIIRIPSVPFFAFKDRRIAYAGFKTALKIAGRYKLDMIHTHTEFSLGILGKMIAKELDIPVVHTYHTQYEDYVHYIAKGKIIRPGMVKYLVRAFLSDLDGVICPSEIVETLLTSYNVPISKRVIPTGIDLAKFERPEIGRDEIDDLRTQLGIESDDTMLLSLSRISHEKNIQAIVQAMPRILSENQKVKLVIVGGGPYLGKLQSMIAELDLAEHVQLTGMIAPSDTALYYKAADFFISASTSETQGLTFLESLASGTPILAHTNPYLRNVVTDKMFGTLYVREQELADAVIEAIVATPPMNPYVLDKKLYEISSTNFGRKVFEYYLDLKISYDFRKEHTNQDSVAESLLKEAIHLPQKVVVKSTNTTARMLKKSVEQVKSIRNFFE is encoded by the coding sequence GTGAGAATAGGATTGTTTACAGATACCTATTTTCCACAGGTGTCAGGAGTTGCGACCTCGATTCGCACACTAAAGACAGAATTGGAAAAATTGGGACACACGGTATTTATCTTTACAACGACAGATCAGGATGTGAACCGCTATGAAGATTGGGACATTATTCGTATTCCTAGTGTGCCCTTTTTTGCCTTTAAAGATCGTCGAATCGCTTATGCTGGTTTTAAAACGGCTCTAAAAATTGCCGGGCGTTATAAGCTGGATATGATTCATACTCATACAGAGTTCTCCTTAGGAATACTGGGGAAAATGATTGCAAAGGAATTGGATATTCCAGTGGTCCACACCTATCATACCCAATATGAGGACTATGTACACTACATTGCTAAGGGAAAGATTATTCGTCCAGGCATGGTCAAATATCTGGTAAGAGCGTTTTTAAGTGATTTAGATGGTGTTATCTGTCCAAGTGAGATTGTAGAGACTCTCCTAACCAGCTATAATGTTCCTATTTCTAAACGGGTTATTCCGACAGGGATTGATCTGGCTAAATTTGAGCGTCCAGAAATTGGAAGGGATGAGATAGATGACTTGCGGACCCAGCTTGGAATCGAGTCTGATGATACCATGTTGCTCAGTCTATCGCGCATCTCTCATGAGAAAAACATTCAGGCTATTGTTCAGGCTATGCCGCGCATTTTATCGGAAAATCAAAAAGTAAAGCTGGTGATTGTTGGTGGAGGTCCTTACCTAGGTAAGTTGCAATCAATGATAGCAGAGTTAGATCTCGCTGAACACGTTCAGTTGACCGGTATGATTGCACCTAGCGATACAGCCCTCTATTACAAAGCTGCGGATTTTTTCATCTCAGCCTCTACCAGTGAAACGCAGGGGTTAACCTTCCTAGAAAGTTTAGCCTCAGGAACTCCGATTCTAGCTCACACCAACCCTTATTTGAGAAATGTTGTGACAGATAAGATGTTCGGAACCCTCTATGTTCGAGAGCAGGAGTTAGCAGATGCAGTCATTGAGGCTATCGTTGCCACGCCACCTATGAATCCTTACGTACTTGATAAAAAATTGTACGAAATTTCGTCAACTAACTTTGGTCGTAAAGTTTTTGAATATTATTTGGATTTGAAAATTTCCTATGACTTCCGAAAAGAACATACAAACCAAGATAGCGTAGCAGAGTCACTCCTGAAAGAGGCCATTCATCTGCCCCAAAAAGTAGTTGTCAAGTCGACGAATACGACTGCTAGAATGTTGAAAAAATCTGTTGAGCAGGTTAAATCTATCCGCAATTTCTTTGAATAA
- a CDS encoding transporter substrate-binding domain-containing protein, with protein MNKKRCNFFIIPLLLIGFVCCLFAKQPIAQTEVPDNLSANNQVQTIIDRGVLRVGVKQDVPNFGYKNPDTGKFEGMEIDIAQKIADKLGVDIEFTPVTAQTRGPLLDNGQVDIVIATFTITEERKLLYNFTSPYYTDAVGFLVNKDSGIKNFGDLDGKTIGVAQGSITRKLITNLAEKYKISVNFAELGSYPELSVSLRARRTDAFSVDQSILSGYISSKSELMDFSFSASDYGIVTKLSNKDLNNYLNGLIKEWATDGSLQTIYNANSLQPITETDE; from the coding sequence ATGAATAAGAAAAGATGCAACTTCTTTATCATTCCCCTTCTCCTCATCGGCTTTGTTTGTTGTCTCTTTGCCAAACAACCTATCGCCCAGACTGAGGTACCAGACAATCTATCTGCCAATAATCAAGTACAAACTATCATAGATAGAGGGGTACTCCGCGTTGGAGTGAAACAGGATGTCCCTAATTTCGGCTACAAGAACCCTGATACTGGAAAATTTGAGGGGATGGAAATTGATATTGCCCAAAAAATTGCTGATAAACTTGGTGTTGATATTGAATTTACACCCGTAACAGCTCAGACCCGTGGACCGCTTTTAGATAATGGCCAAGTTGATATCGTCATCGCCACTTTTACCATCACTGAAGAACGCAAGCTCCTCTATAATTTTACATCCCCCTACTACACCGATGCCGTTGGCTTTTTAGTAAACAAAGATAGTGGCATTAAGAATTTTGGAGATTTAGATGGTAAAACAATCGGTGTCGCTCAAGGCTCCATTACCCGCAAATTGATTACAAATTTAGCAGAAAAATATAAAATTTCTGTTAACTTTGCAGAATTAGGCTCTTACCCTGAATTATCTGTCTCCCTTCGTGCTCGACGAACAGATGCCTTCTCAGTAGACCAATCCATCCTTTCTGGCTACATCAGTTCCAAATCTGAACTTATGGATTTCAGCTTCTCAGCTTCAGATTATGGTATCGTTACCAAATTATCCAATAAGGACCTCAACAACTATTTAAATGGTTTAATCAAAGAATGGGCAACTGATGGAAGTCTTCAAACTATTTACAATGCCAATAGTCTCCAACCAATCACAGAAACGGATGAATAG
- a CDS encoding amino acid ABC transporter permease, whose translation MNVLTTSPYAWENWIRYFNDFPIFFQGFLFTLAISVGALIMAMLLGIVFGSLSSSKNICGKLIARIYVEYYQNTPLLVQFMIVYYGLPLISNYTLMPSIYWTAVICVGLYHGAYIAEVIRAGIEAVPLGQTEAALSQGFTPAETMRMIILPQAIPTILPPLTNQVVNLIKNTATVAIISGADIMFMTKSWSAMNANYIPAFTGAAFLYFIMCFPVASWGRRIEEKNKTAFSH comes from the coding sequence ATGAATGTGTTAACAACTAGTCCATATGCTTGGGAAAATTGGATCCGTTATTTCAATGATTTCCCTATTTTTTTCCAAGGATTTCTCTTTACCCTAGCAATCTCCGTCGGCGCTCTTATCATGGCTATGCTGCTTGGTATTGTATTCGGTAGCCTGTCTTCTAGTAAAAATATATGCGGAAAACTAATTGCCCGTATCTATGTTGAATACTACCAAAATACACCACTTTTGGTACAATTTATGATTGTCTACTACGGTCTACCTTTGATTTCTAACTATACCCTCATGCCCTCCATCTACTGGACGGCGGTTATCTGTGTAGGATTATACCATGGTGCTTATATTGCAGAGGTCATTCGTGCAGGCATTGAAGCGGTTCCGCTTGGTCAGACAGAAGCCGCTCTCTCTCAAGGTTTCACCCCTGCTGAAACCATGCGTATGATTATCTTGCCACAGGCCATTCCCACTATTTTACCACCATTGACCAACCAAGTCGTTAACTTGATTAAGAACACTGCTACGGTTGCCATTATCTCTGGAGCAGATATTATGTTTATGACTAAATCTTGGTCTGCTATGAATGCCAACTATATCCCAGCATTTACTGGCGCCGCCTTTCTCTACTTCATCATGTGCTTCCCTGTTGCTAGCTGGGGACGCCGCATTGAAGAAAAAAACAAGACTGCCTTTTCACACTAA
- a CDS encoding amino acid ABC transporter ATP-binding protein: MTLVEFKNVNKYYGDYHALRNINLEFKPGQVVVLLGPSGSGKSTLIRTINGLEMINKGSLIVNGHTVSNSTVKELVALRKEVGMVFQHFNLYPHKTVLENVTLAPIKVLGIDKVSAEKTAQKYLEFVNLWDRKDSYPAMLSGGQKQRVAIARGLAMQPELLLFDEPTSALDPETIGDVLTVMQKLARDGMNMIIVTHEMGFARKVADRIIFMAEGEVLVDTTDVNGFFDHPTEPRAQQFLSKIINHESDKIKL; this comes from the coding sequence ATGACTTTAGTAGAATTTAAAAATGTCAATAAATATTATGGTGACTACCATGCCTTACGCAACATTAACTTAGAATTCAAACCTGGACAGGTTGTTGTTCTCCTTGGACCATCTGGTTCTGGAAAGTCAACGCTTATTCGTACTATCAACGGTTTAGAAATGATTAACAAGGGATCGCTTATTGTGAACGGTCATACAGTTTCAAACTCCACAGTCAAAGAATTAGTTGCCCTTCGAAAGGAGGTGGGTATGGTATTTCAGCATTTCAACCTCTACCCACATAAAACCGTGTTAGAAAACGTGACATTGGCTCCTATTAAGGTTTTGGGAATTGACAAGGTCAGCGCCGAAAAAACTGCTCAAAAATACCTAGAATTCGTCAATCTCTGGGATAGAAAAGATTCTTACCCTGCTATGTTATCAGGTGGACAAAAACAGCGTGTAGCCATTGCCCGTGGCTTAGCCATGCAGCCTGAATTGTTGCTCTTTGATGAACCAACTTCAGCACTTGACCCTGAAACCATCGGTGATGTACTTACTGTCATGCAAAAATTAGCTCGTGATGGTATGAATATGATTATCGTAACGCATGAAATGGGCTTTGCCCGCAAGGTCGCAGACCGTATCATCTTCATGGCAGAAGGTGAAGTATTGGTAGACACGACCGATGTCAACGGATTTTTCGATCATCCCACCGAACCACGTGCCCAACAGTTCCTCAGCAAAATTATAAACCATGAATCTGATAAGATTAAACTTTAG
- the yycF gene encoding response regulator YycF, producing the protein MKKILIVDDEKPISDIIKFNMTREGYEVVTAFDGREALETFEKEFPDVVILDVMLPELDGLEVARTIRKTSNVPILMLSAKDSEFDKVIGLELGADDYVTKPFSNRELQARVKALLRRSELTETQVNLSSTSTSELVIGDLVILPDAFVAKKHGRELELTHREFELLHHLAKHLGQVMTREHLLETVWGYDYFGDVRTVDVTIRRLREKIEDTPSRPEYILTRRGVGYFIKGNV; encoded by the coding sequence ATGAAAAAAATACTAATTGTAGATGATGAAAAACCAATCTCAGATATTATCAAATTTAATATGACCCGTGAAGGATATGAAGTAGTGACAGCTTTTGACGGTCGTGAAGCACTGGAGACATTTGAGAAGGAATTTCCAGATGTTGTTATTTTGGATGTGATGTTGCCGGAGTTAGATGGACTAGAAGTGGCTCGAACAATCCGCAAGACTAGCAATGTTCCTATACTAATGCTATCAGCTAAAGATAGCGAGTTTGATAAGGTTATCGGTCTTGAACTTGGTGCGGATGACTATGTGACAAAGCCCTTCTCTAATCGTGAATTACAGGCGCGTGTCAAGGCTCTTCTTCGTCGCAGTGAATTGACAGAAACGCAAGTTAATCTTTCTTCCACAAGTACCTCAGAGTTAGTTATTGGGGACTTAGTTATCTTGCCAGATGCTTTTGTGGCTAAAAAACATGGTAGGGAATTGGAGTTGACTCATCGTGAGTTCGAATTGCTTCATCATCTAGCTAAGCATTTGGGTCAGGTGATGACTCGCGAGCATTTGCTGGAAACTGTGTGGGGCTACGATTATTTTGGTGATGTTCGTACAGTGGATGTGACCATTCGCCGTCTGCGGGAGAAGATTGAAGATACGCCAAGCAGACCTGAGTACATCCTGACCCGTCGAGGTGTAGGATATTTTATAAAGGGAAATGTTTAA
- the vicK gene encoding cell wall metabolism sensor histidine kinase VicK, which yields MFNQLRYLITTAEFWFVGILIGFLIALTVLLIENYRDNKQIKQLNQKVNALIDGNYADILDLRGSPEITDMANSLNDLSEVIRLTHDHLEQEKTRLTSILSYMSDGVVATDRIGRVIMINDMAQKQLGLSGKKQEQYHLLEVLDLPDRYTLRDLFAQTPEIIIEHTNENEEFLTLRANFATIRSESGLISGLVVVLHDMTEQAKEERERRLFVSNVSHELRTPLTSVKSYLEALDEGALTESVAPSFVKVSLDETNRMIRMITDLLSLSRIDNQVGQVDVELINFTAFVTFILNRFDQMKNADSDKVYTIVRDYQISPIWVEIDTDKMTQVLDNILNNAIKYSPDGGRITFSMKTTDSQLIVSISDEGLGIPKTDLPKIFDRFYRVDKARSRAQGGTGLGLAIAKEIIKQHRGFIWAKSEYGHGSTFTIVLPYSKDIALDDWDEASEEE from the coding sequence ATGTTTAATCAATTACGGTATCTAATTACTACAGCAGAGTTTTGGTTTGTCGGAATTTTGATTGGTTTTCTGATTGCTTTGACGGTTCTCTTGATTGAAAACTACCGAGATAATAAGCAAATCAAACAACTGAATCAAAAAGTTAATGCTCTCATTGATGGAAATTATGCAGATATTTTAGATTTGAGAGGGAGTCCAGAAATTACTGATATGGCTAACTCTCTTAATGATTTGTCAGAAGTTATTCGGCTGACTCATGATCATTTAGAGCAGGAAAAAACACGCTTGACTTCCATTCTTTCCTATATGAGTGATGGGGTGGTTGCAACGGACAGGATTGGGCGAGTTATCATGATCAACGATATGGCCCAGAAGCAGTTGGGGTTATCGGGAAAAAAGCAGGAACAGTACCATCTGCTAGAGGTGTTAGATTTACCAGATCGGTATACTCTCAGAGATTTGTTTGCTCAGACACCAGAGATTATTATTGAGCACACCAATGAAAATGAGGAATTTCTTACTCTTCGTGCCAATTTTGCTACCATTCGTAGCGAGAGCGGCTTGATTTCAGGTCTAGTAGTCGTCTTGCACGATATGACCGAACAGGCCAAAGAAGAGCGAGAGCGGCGCTTATTCGTATCCAATGTCAGTCATGAATTGCGGACTCCTTTGACTTCTGTTAAGTCCTACTTAGAAGCCTTGGATGAAGGAGCTTTGACTGAGTCGGTTGCCCCGAGTTTTGTCAAAGTATCCTTGGATGAAACCAATCGAATGATACGGATGATTACAGACTTGTTAAGTCTCTCCCGAATCGACAATCAAGTTGGTCAGGTAGATGTGGAGCTGATCAATTTTACGGCTTTTGTAACCTTTATCCTCAACCGTTTTGACCAGATGAAAAATGCCGACTCTGATAAGGTTTACACCATTGTACGTGATTATCAGATTAGCCCAATTTGGGTGGAGATTGATACTGATAAGATGACGCAAGTTTTAGATAATATCCTGAACAATGCTATCAAATACTCACCTGATGGTGGTAGGATTACTTTTAGTATGAAAACGACAGACAGCCAGTTGATTGTGTCTATTTCCGATGAAGGTTTGGGGATTCCAAAGACAGACTTACCTAAGATTTTCGACCGTTTTTATCGGGTAGACAAGGCACGCTCAAGGGCACAAGGAGGCACTGGCTTAGGACTGGCCATTGCCAAAGAAATCATCAAGCAACACAGGGGCTTTATTTGGGCTAAGAGCGAGTATGGCCATGGTTCAACCTTTACCATTGTCTTACCATATAGTAAGGACATTGCTCTTGACGATTGGGATGAAGCTTCTGAGGAAGAATAG
- a CDS encoding nucleoside triphosphate pyrophosphohydrolase family protein, translating to MDSVTIQRCQAIRKAYHDLEIKHHGQEWSIAEDLLALSNDIGNLNRLVMTKQGRYYDETPYTLEQKLAENIWWLIELAERLDVDIAKEVENFLTFKEKQLGIKYK from the coding sequence ATGGATTCAGTGACAATCCAACGGTGTCAGGCTATTCGAAAAGCATATCATGATCTTGAAATCAAACACCATGGTCAAGAGTGGTCAATAGCTGAAGATTTACTAGCACTTTCTAATGACATAGGTAATCTTAACCGCTTGGTTATGACTAAACAAGGGCGGTATTACGATGAGACGCCTTATACTTTAGAACAAAAATTGGCTGAAAATATCTGGTGGTTGATTGAACTAGCGGAACGTTTGGATGTAGATATTGCTAAAGAAGTCGAGAACTTTTTAACCTTTAAAGAAAAACAACTTGGTATAAAATATAAATAG
- the thrS gene encoding threonine--tRNA ligase produces the protein MINITFPDGAVRQFESGVTTFEIAQSISSSLAKKALAGKFNGQLVDTTRALTTDGSLEIVTPDHEDAFAVLRHSAAHLFAQAARRLFPDIKLGVGPAIQDGFYYDTDNAAGQISNEDLERIEAEMAKIVKENHICIREEVTKEEALEIFADDPYKIELISEHAGDAAGLTVYRQGEFVDLCRGPHVPSTGRIQVFKLLNVAGAYWRGNSDNAMMQRVYGTAWFDKKDLKAYLQMREEAKERDHRKLGKELDLFMISQEVGQGLPFWLPNGATIRRTLERYITDKELASGYQHVYTPPLASVELYKTSGHWDHYHEDMFPTMDMGDGEEFVLRPMNCPHHIQVYKNHVRSYRELPVRIAELGMMHRYEKSGALTGLQRVREMTLNDGHIFVTPEQIQEEFKKALQLIIDVYADFNLNDYRFRLSLRDPEDKEKYFDDDQMWENAQSMLKAALDDMEVSYFEAEGEAAFYGPKLDIQVKTALGNEETLSTIQLDFLLPERFGLTYIGADGEEHRPVMIHRGIISTMERFTAILIETYKGAFPTWLAPTQVTMIPISVEAHLDYAWKVAKELQDRGVRVHVDERNEKMQYKIRQSQTSKIPYQLIVGDKEMEDNTVNVRHYGSKATQTLSITEFVEAILADIERKSRPIQD, from the coding sequence ATGATTAACATTACTTTCCCAGATGGCGCTGTGCGTCAATTTGAATCTGGTGTGACAACTTTTGAAATTGCTCAATCAATTAGCAGTTCTCTAGCAAAAAAAGCCCTTGCTGGTAAGTTCAATGGCCAGCTGGTTGACACGACTCGTGCCTTGACGACTGACGGTAGTCTTGAAATTGTGACACCAGACCATGAGGATGCATTTGCTGTTCTTCGTCATTCGGCTGCTCACCTTTTTGCTCAAGCGGCGCGTCGACTTTTCCCGGATATTAAATTGGGTGTAGGTCCTGCCATTCAGGATGGTTTTTACTACGATACTGATAATGCAGCGGGCCAGATTTCCAATGAGGATCTTGAGCGTATCGAAGCTGAGATGGCAAAAATTGTTAAGGAAAATCACATTTGTATTCGTGAGGAAGTCACGAAAGAGGAAGCTCTTGAAATCTTCGCTGATGATCCTTATAAGATTGAGCTGATTAGCGAGCATGCTGGTGATGCGGCTGGTTTGACAGTTTATCGTCAGGGTGAGTTTGTGGACCTTTGTCGCGGTCCCCACGTGCCATCAACTGGTCGTATCCAAGTCTTTAAATTGTTGAATGTAGCAGGAGCTTACTGGCGAGGAAATTCTGATAATGCTATGATGCAACGTGTTTACGGTACTGCTTGGTTTGACAAGAAAGACCTTAAAGCCTATCTTCAAATGCGTGAAGAAGCAAAAGAGCGTGATCATCGCAAACTTGGTAAGGAACTTGATCTCTTCATGATTAGTCAAGAGGTGGGACAAGGGTTGCCATTCTGGTTGCCAAATGGAGCGACCATCCGCCGTACCTTGGAGCGCTATATTACGGATAAGGAATTGGCTTCAGGTTACCAGCATGTCTACACACCGCCATTAGCTTCCGTTGAGCTGTATAAAACTTCGGGTCACTGGGACCACTACCATGAAGATATGTTCCCAACGATGGATATGGGAGATGGTGAAGAATTTGTTCTTCGTCCGATGAACTGTCCGCACCATATTCAAGTCTATAAAAATCATGTACGTTCGTACCGTGAATTGCCAGTACGTATCGCTGAACTCGGTATGATGCACCGCTATGAAAAGTCTGGTGCCTTGACCGGTTTGCAGCGTGTACGTGAAATGACACTTAATGATGGGCATATCTTTGTCACCCCAGAGCAAATCCAAGAAGAGTTCAAGAAGGCTCTCCAATTGATTATTGACGTTTATGCCGATTTCAATCTCAACGATTACCGTTTCCGCTTATCTTTGCGTGATCCAGAAGACAAGGAGAAATACTTCGATGACGATCAGATGTGGGAAAATGCCCAAAGTATGTTGAAGGCTGCCCTAGATGACATGGAAGTGTCTTATTTTGAGGCGGAAGGCGAGGCAGCTTTCTACGGACCAAAACTGGATATTCAGGTTAAGACTGCTCTTGGAAATGAAGAAACCTTGTCAACGATCCAACTTGATTTCCTGCTGCCAGAACGTTTCGGTTTGACCTATATCGGAGCTGATGGTGAAGAACACCGTCCGGTTATGATTCACCGGGGTATCATCTCAACCATGGAGCGTTTTACAGCCATCTTGATTGAAACTTACAAAGGTGCCTTCCCAACTTGGTTGGCTCCAACCCAAGTCACTATGATTCCTATTTCTGTAGAGGCACATTTGGATTATGCTTGGAAGGTTGCTAAAGAATTGCAAGACCGTGGTGTGCGTGTACATGTTGACGAGCGCAATGAGAAAATGCAGTACAAGATTCGTCAAAGTCAGACAAGCAAGATTCCATACCAGCTTATCGTTGGTGATAAGGAAATGGAAGACAATACAGTCAATGTTCGCCATTACGGAAGCAAAGCGACACAAACCTTATCTATTACTGAGTTTGTAGAAGCGATTTTAGCTGATATTGAGCGTAAATCACGTCCAATCCAAGACTAA
- a CDS encoding MBL fold metallo-hydrolase, with amino-acid sequence MIGKGFNYSILASGSSGNCFYLETDKKKILVDAGLSGKKITSLLSEIDRRPEEIDAIFVTHEHSDHIHGIGVLARKYGMDIYANELTWQAMESKLGKIDVAQKHIFELGAMKTFGDLDIESFGVSHDAACPQFYRFMKDDKSFVMLTDTGYVSDRMVGIVENADAYLIEANHDVEILRAGSYSWNLKQRILSDKGHLCNEDGADAMIRSLGNRTKKIYLGHLSKENNIKELAHMTMVNQLAQADLGVGTDFQVCDTSPDTATALTKI; translated from the coding sequence ATGATCGGAAAAGGTTTTAATTACAGTATTTTAGCTTCGGGCTCCAGTGGTAATTGCTTTTATTTGGAAACCGATAAGAAGAAAATTTTAGTGGATGCAGGTTTGTCTGGTAAAAAGATCACCAGTCTCCTTTCGGAAATTGACCGCAGACCAGAGGAGATTGATGCTATTTTTGTGACGCATGAGCATAGTGACCATATCCATGGTATCGGTGTCTTGGCTCGGAAATATGGCATGGATATATACGCTAACGAGTTAACCTGGCAGGCAATGGAAAGTAAGCTTGGTAAGATTGATGTTGCTCAGAAACATATCTTTGAGCTAGGGGCGATGAAGACATTTGGAGACTTGGACATTGAATCCTTCGGTGTCAGTCACGATGCAGCCTGCCCACAATTTTATCGTTTTATGAAGGACGATAAGTCTTTCGTTATGTTGACAGATACAGGTTATGTCAGTGATCGCATGGTTGGAATTGTGGAAAATGCAGATGCCTATTTGATTGAGGCGAACCATGATGTTGAAATTTTGCGGGCAGGTTCTTATTCTTGGAATTTGAAGCAGCGTATCCTTTCAGATAAGGGGCACCTCTGTAATGAGGATGGAGCAGATGCTATGATTCGCTCGCTAGGAAATCGGACAAAAAAGATTTACCTTGGGCATTTGTCTAAGGAGAATAATATTAAAGAACTTGCTCATATGACGATGGTTAATCAGCTTGCGCAAGCTGACTTGGGAGTAGGAACTGATTTTCAAGTTTGTGATACGTCTCCGGATACAGCAACCGCTTTAACGAAGATTTGA
- a CDS encoding amino acid ABC transporter permease, producing MDYILELLRPSTFQLLCNGLNLTLYISSISIVLSVLFGMVLAIMRNGKNLLLKWIATIYIEFVRNVPNLLWIFTVFLIFQMKSTPAGITAFTIFTTAAMAEIIRGGLNAVGSGQIEAGLSQGFTSIQIMVYIIMPQAIRKILPAIISQTVTVIKDTSFLYSVIALQELFGSSQILMSRYFEAEQVFALYLMVALIYFSINFAISSLSRYVAKSWANSIE from the coding sequence ATGGATTATATTTTAGAATTGCTCAGACCCTCAACTTTTCAACTACTCTGTAACGGATTAAATCTCACTCTCTATATTTCAAGTATTTCCATAGTTCTGTCGGTTCTATTTGGCATGGTTTTAGCTATCATGCGTAATGGAAAAAATCTACTTTTAAAATGGATAGCGACCATCTACATTGAATTTGTTCGAAATGTGCCAAATTTATTATGGATTTTCACAGTTTTCTTGATTTTCCAAATGAAATCAACACCTGCGGGTATCACCGCCTTTACTATTTTTACCACCGCAGCCATGGCCGAAATCATTCGTGGTGGTCTCAATGCTGTCGGATCAGGTCAGATAGAGGCTGGTTTGTCACAAGGTTTTACTTCTATTCAAATCATGGTCTACATCATTATGCCTCAAGCTATTCGCAAGATACTGCCAGCCATCATCTCACAAACTGTGACAGTCATCAAAGATACTAGTTTCCTCTACTCTGTTATCGCTCTTCAAGAACTTTTTGGTTCTAGCCAAATCCTTATGAGTCGCTACTTTGAAGCTGAGCAAGTTTTCGCTCTCTATCTTATGGTAGCTCTGATTTACTTCAGTATCAACTTCGCTATCTCAAGCCTATCACGCTATGTAGCTAAATCTTGGGCAAACAGTATTGAATAA